The Maridesulfovibrio hydrothermalis AM13 = DSM 14728 DNA window CAACCACTTCAGAATTCAATCCCATCTAGATGTCTCCCATAAATTTAAGTACACCTTGCGCAATTGCCGCAGATGCGATGTAGGTAGAGACCATTACAAAAAGACTGACGAGAACGATACGCCATCCGCTCTTCTTGAAGGTATCCAGATCCTTACCGATAGCAACACCGGCATAAGCCAAAATAGGTGTTGTGAGAGCAAGAAAATGAACCTTGGCAACGTATGCGTTCACTGTTTCAGCCAACGGAAACGCAGGAACGGTCACAATCACACCATAGGTGATAACAAAAAGAACAGAAGGAATCTTTTTGAATACGAACATATTGGTGGCAACCCCTGCTACACAGAGCAGAAGCAGAATTCCCATTCCGGGCAGAGCTTCAACCATATTGTTATTGAAGCCAGCCTGATTTCCGATAAGAACCATAATGCTCACTATCACGAGCACTACAAATGATTCAATAAGTGTTTGCTGCTTAGTCATTATAAGGCCTCCGGACTTGTCTTGAATTTTAACTTGTAAAGGTATGCATAAAGTTTGTTGGATATGGGCAGAGCAATGATCAGGGACATGTAAACGCCGTCAATACCGGACAAAGTGTTACTTGCCACACCGAATGCCTGAATCTGTTCAGCCATTGCAGGATATGCAGCACTGAGACTACCAACAGCCGCGGTCATCATACTAGCACTGCCTACACCGGAAGCCATTGCCAGCGCATAGGGATGGAAGACTTCAAAAGCTGCCAGAAAAGAAGCCATAAGTCCGAAAAAGATAGTACCGAAAACGGTTCCGCAAATGTAAACGCCCATTACACCGCGCCCTTCGGCAGAATCAAGACCGTAGATATCGCCGATCAGAGCAACGTTTGGCTCACGGGCAATTGAGTGGGCAGCTCCTACAGCTTCACGCTTGAGGCCAAGATACATTGCGATGGGAATACCTACAAATAATGTCGCGATATTACCAAATTCTTGAAGAATCAGAGCAGGTCCGGCTTTGAGAATGTCATAGAATTTAGGACCGACCAAGGTTCCGTATCTCGCCATAAGCAGCAGTAAAGTCAGACCGACAAGAGTACTGGCCTGAACCATTTCCTTCTCTTTAATGACCTTAAGGAACTTAGGCCCCAGAAAAATACCCATGAACATAGCATAAAGCATAGGCAGCAGCACCAGCTTGCCCGGCCCCACATTAAAAGTTACGATTCCGATAAGCTCAGAGACAACAACCAGCCCCAAAACGACCAGATGAAGTTTCACGTTCTTCACAGCATCATTCATTTTTCACTCCGATTTTTGACCGCCCTTAAACAACGGCCGGCCACATTAAAAGTTACACAGTCCACACGAGGACAATTCCACACCATTCCCCTGTCGCCTGCCCTTACACAGTGCAAAAAGGATCATAAACACAATTACGGACACGACATAAATATGTCCGAAAATACCCCAAAAAAAGTTGCGACTCTTAAATCAATATGCGCACCATCTTCTTAGGCCTGCCCACTTGATGGGCAACCTCCTTTCCATTAACTTCAGCATGGCCGCTATCAAGAAATTTTTTAAGCACCCGTCTTGCACTGCGTTCCCCTATTCCAAGACAAGCCGCAAGGTCGGAGGTATCAAAAGTATCTTTTTGAGTTTTGTTCATAAGCGATTTTATTTTATCTAAATAACTTGGGCTGATACCAATCTTCTTGGATACTTCAAGCAAATGAGCATCAACAACATGAGTCTTATATTCCAGCTCACAATCTTCACCGATAGGGCCGCGAATCTGTTGACCATCCACGACAAAAAGACCGCCTTTAGGCAGCCTTGAAGCATTATCCAAAGCTTTACGAGCTGACTTTTCAGCCTCAAAAGCGGTAGAACCTATCCCTATGCCGGATGAAAAAATGATATTACGTTCCCGGCCCCAGATAAGCAGCTGCATAAAATGCTCGCGGTGCAATTCACTTTCAATCAGCCCACGGGTGGAGAAAATGACATGCTCTTCGGTGCCGAAATTAAACAGACTGCCTTGAATAGCCCGTACATATTCAAGAAGTTCAAGGTAGAAAACCCCGCCATTCTTCATATCATCATATTGATTGATGGAACTGCGGGTGATGGATTTTAAACGGATAAGCTGGATAGCTATTCCGGCAGAACGGAGACTGCGGGTATTAACACGCCCGACCAAACGGCTGAGCGAATCCCGAATCTGCAAAGTACTGGCGTAAAGTCTGAAAACAGGAAGCCCCAGTTTTTTAAGCTCCTGATAAACAAACCCGAAGCCGGTGGCGATGGCCTCAACTTTTCCGGCTCCGTAAAGCTCCACATGACGATCGAA harbors:
- a CDS encoding DUF3100 domain-containing protein, which produces MNDAVKNVKLHLVVLGLVVVSELIGIVTFNVGPGKLVLLPMLYAMFMGIFLGPKFLKVIKEKEMVQASTLVGLTLLLLMARYGTLVGPKFYDILKAGPALILQEFGNIATLFVGIPIAMYLGLKREAVGAAHSIAREPNVALIGDIYGLDSAEGRGVMGVYICGTVFGTIFFGLMASFLAAFEVFHPYALAMASGVGSASMMTAAVGSLSAAYPAMAEQIQAFGVASNTLSGIDGVYMSLIIALPISNKLYAYLYKLKFKTSPEAL